From the genome of Reinekea thalattae:
ATGCAGATTTTTCGGTACAAATCGAATTAATGATGGGCAAACCAAAGCTGGAACAGAAAGATTTCGATCACGCGACCGAATTTTTAACCACGATGATTTTGCGCGGTATTGTCGACCCAAAATAAGGCACCTTAAAAAAAATTATCCGCTATTTAGCTAATTTTCCATTCTATCGGCACAGTCAACAGACAAATTTTGGATAGCAGACTGTGCCTCTGCTCAAACTCAAACCCTACCTTTAAGCCATTGTATTTAACCAGATTCTGCTCTTTTTGCTGTAAAAATTCAGCGCCAATTCAATAAGCTGTTTTCGATAGATGACAAAAAAATCCCCATTTTTGCGCGAGTCTCGCACCAAAATAATCCCAACAAACAAACCTTTACCATTTGGTAAAAACCGTGCTATTTGTAGTTTAACAATCAATTGACTGAGCTATTTTTAGCTTGGTAAAAATATCACCACGGTCGCTTATTGAGCGAAAAAAAGGGGACGCGACATGCTAACCGCCGAGCAGGCTTACACGTTAGAATCGATCAGCGAGACTGAACTTAACGATCTCTGCGCCAGCGCCAGTAACTTACGTGAAAGTCACTGGGGTGATATTGTCACTTACTCTCGCAAAGTATTTATTCCGCTGACCAACATGTGTCGCGATACCTGTAAATACTGCACCTTTGTTAAAACGCCAGAATCTGGCGAAGCCAACCTGATGACGCCAGACGACGTTTTAGCCACCGCTCGTGCTGGCGACAATCTCGGTTGCAAAGAAGCATTATTCAGCTTGGGCGAACGACCAGAAAAGCGTTATCGTCTGGCTAAAGATTTACTCGCCGCGCAAGGGCACGACTCAACGGTGAGCTATTTATACGCCATGGCGGAATTAGTCATGCAGCGCAGTCAATTAGTGCCTCACATTAATGCTGGTGCGTTAACGGAAAACGAATTGCGGTTTTTACGTCCTGTCGCTGGCTCTATGGGCATGATGTTAGAAACCAACAGCCCTCGTTTAATGCAACCGGGACAAGCGCATCACGCCTGCCCAGACAAACAACCCAAGCGACGCATGGCAACATTAGAAGCCGCGGGGAAACTCGATATTCCTTTTACCACTGGCTTACTTATTGGCATTGGCGAAACCTGGCAAGAGCGTGTCGATAGCCTTATCGCCATTAATCAGTGCCACCAGCAATACGGTCATATTCAAGAAGTCATCATTCAAAATTTTCGCGCTAAAGAAGGCACCGACATGGCAGGCGCTATTGAGCCAAGCCAGCAAGATATGCTTAAAACATTAGCAGTTGCTCGATTGATTCTCGACCCAAGCATCAGCTTACAAGCG
Proteins encoded in this window:
- the cofG gene encoding 7,8-didemethyl-8-hydroxy-5-deazariboflavin synthase CofG, translating into MLTAEQAYTLESISETELNDLCASASNLRESHWGDIVTYSRKVFIPLTNMCRDTCKYCTFVKTPESGEANLMTPDDVLATARAGDNLGCKEALFSLGERPEKRYRLAKDLLAAQGHDSTVSYLYAMAELVMQRSQLVPHINAGALTENELRFLRPVAGSMGMMLETNSPRLMQPGQAHHACPDKQPKRRMATLEAAGKLDIPFTTGLLIGIGETWQERVDSLIAINQCHQQYGHIQEVIIQNFRAKEGTDMAGAIEPSQQDMLKTLAVARLILDPSISLQAPPNLEQDYARYLDAGINDWGGISPVTRDFINPERAWPQIETLRKQCQAQQLTLQERLTVYPSYLKSGARYLAENVNQRMQLIASSSGLAAHQCF